A DNA window from Anaerocolumna sp. AGMB13020 contains the following coding sequences:
- the spoIIIAA gene encoding stage III sporulation protein AA, whose amino-acid sequence MNKKEELLKIFSIKLRNILAKADLEYELLQEIRLRVNAPLLVVYGNTEYFLNEQSELSLSGENSYILTRNELKETMEYISNYSLYAFEEELKQGFITITGGHRVGIAGKAVLEENRIKSIKHISFINIRLSHQIKGCGEKVIPLLMEEGNCCHTLIISPPCCGKTTLLRDIIRLISDGFEGREGLTVGVVDERSEIGACYMGVPQNDLGIRTDVLDCCPKAKGMLMLIRAMSPRVIAVDEVGSAEDIEAIEYVINCGCKLIATVHGNSMEDIKNKPLLKKLIENKLFERYILLSNKGSVGHLEEIYDKNGRPIYTCDLLTK is encoded by the coding sequence ATGAATAAAAAAGAAGAGCTGTTAAAAATCTTTTCCATAAAGCTTCGGAACATTTTGGCAAAAGCTGATTTAGAATATGAGCTGCTTCAGGAAATCAGGCTTCGTGTAAATGCTCCGCTTTTGGTGGTGTATGGTAATACGGAATATTTCCTGAATGAGCAGTCGGAATTGTCACTATCAGGGGAGAACAGTTACATACTTACCAGAAATGAACTGAAGGAGACCATGGAATATATCAGTAACTACTCACTCTATGCTTTTGAAGAGGAATTAAAGCAGGGTTTCATAACCATAACCGGAGGGCATAGAGTCGGAATTGCAGGGAAAGCAGTCCTGGAGGAAAATCGAATTAAAAGCATCAAGCATATATCATTTATTAATATCCGCCTTTCCCACCAGATAAAGGGCTGTGGCGAGAAGGTAATTCCCCTACTTATGGAAGAGGGCAACTGCTGCCATACCCTGATAATATCACCTCCTTGCTGTGGTAAGACTACCTTGCTAAGAGATATCATACGATTAATTTCAGATGGTTTCGAGGGAAGAGAGGGACTGACAGTAGGAGTGGTAGACGAAAGGTCTGAAATAGGAGCCTGTTATATGGGAGTGCCTCAGAACGACCTTGGAATCCGCACCGATGTACTTGATTGCTGTCCCAAAGCAAAGGGGATGCTTATGCTCATAAGAGCCATGTCGCCCAGAGTAATAGCAGTGGATGAAGTCGGTTCCGCTGAAGATATTGAAGCGATTGAATATGTTATAAACTGCGGCTGTAAACTGATTGCAACGGTTCATGGTAATTCTATGGAGGATATTAAGAATAAACCTTTACTGAAAAAACTTATTGAGAACAAATTATTTGAACGGTACATACTTCTCAGCAATAAAGGCAGTGTGGGACATCTGGAAGAGATCTATGACAAAAATGGCAGACCGATTTATACCTGCGATTTACTGACAAAGTAA
- a CDS encoding stage III sporulation protein AB, protein MIITFIKILGCVLILSSSTGMGLYFSSELKGRIQDLKELRRIVTLLRGDIRYANSPLPEAVQALSVRHDGRYKKFLTMAAERLSEYGGVSFCEIWKEAVAKGLENTSLSKKDLQNLSGFGENLGYLDKEMQLNTIDLYLSQIEEEIKELSKGVKEKTYMYNTLGILGGIFITIIML, encoded by the coding sequence ATGATTATAACCTTTATTAAGATTCTTGGCTGTGTTCTGATTCTTTCTTCTTCAACAGGAATGGGATTGTATTTCAGCAGTGAGTTAAAGGGAAGAATCCAGGATTTGAAGGAATTAAGAAGAATCGTAACCCTGCTCCGCGGTGACATAAGGTATGCTAATTCACCGCTGCCGGAAGCAGTACAAGCTCTGTCGGTCCGGCATGACGGCAGATACAAGAAATTTCTTACCATGGCGGCGGAAAGACTGAGTGAATATGGCGGTGTTTCCTTTTGTGAAATATGGAAAGAGGCGGTAGCTAAGGGGCTTGAGAATACCTCTCTTAGTAAAAAGGATCTGCAGAATTTATCCGGCTTCGGCGAAAACCTGGGATATCTTGATAAAGAAATGCAGCTGAATACCATTGATCTTTATCTGTCTCAGATTGAAGAGGAGATTAAAGAACTCTCAAAAGGTGTTAAGGAAAAAACCTATATGTATAACACGCTTGGTATTCTGGGAGGGATTTTTATTACGATCATTATGCTTTAA
- the spoIIIAC gene encoding stage III sporulation protein AC, which produces MDINLIFKIAAVGILVSVLNQILKQSGRDEQAFLTTLAGLILVLFWIVPYISDLFKTIQNLFTL; this is translated from the coding sequence ATGGACATCAACCTGATATTTAAAATCGCTGCGGTAGGTATTCTGGTTTCAGTCTTAAATCAGATACTAAAGCAATCGGGAAGGGATGAACAGGCTTTTCTAACCACACTGGCAGGACTTATCCTGGTTTTGTTCTGGATTGTGCCTTATATCTCTGACTTATTTAAGACCATTCAGAATCTGTTCACATTATAA
- a CDS encoding SpoIIIAC/SpoIIIAD family protein codes for MLQIALVGISVVLLAIIFKNYKSEYSVYISLAGCILIFYLGVSRLELIISTIKKIQSYINLNDSYLGILIKIIGITYICEFTSDLCKDFGHTAVANQIELVGKLTILATGMPILLALLDTINKFLTS; via the coding sequence ATGTTACAGATAGCCTTAGTTGGGATCAGTGTAGTATTGCTGGCAATTATCTTTAAGAATTATAAGTCCGAGTATTCGGTTTATATTAGTCTGGCTGGTTGTATACTGATATTCTATCTGGGAGTAAGCAGGCTGGAGCTTATTATAAGCACGATAAAGAAGATTCAAAGTTACATTAATCTGAATGATTCTTATTTGGGGATACTAATTAAAATTATTGGTATTACATACATATGTGAGTTTACTTCTGACCTTTGCAAAGATTTTGGACATACTGCCGTGGCAAATCAGATAGAGCTTGTGGGTAAACTAACCATACTGGCAACGGGAATGCCAATTTTACTGGCATTGCTTGATACCATCAATAAATTTCTTACCTCCTGA